A window of the Gloeothece verrucosa PCC 7822 genome harbors these coding sequences:
- a CDS encoding Imm30 family immunity protein, with amino-acid sequence MNLIKILQENRLMKTPQEINLFEETLEKMAKHTNDDNLKNLHLILDDNCEHPEMMFSLVHFLEDFAPQKQIQAFIEVIPQLMITAPEWTKTIHYRIINDESACKLYQNSLELANQKTPHFLYQLLLENVKNHLSSPSEVMLT; translated from the coding sequence ATGAATTTAATAAAAATCTTACAAGAAAATCGTTTAATGAAAACACCTCAAGAAATTAATTTATTTGAGGAAACATTAGAAAAAATGGCAAAACACACTAATGATGACAATTTAAAAAACTTACATCTCATCTTAGATGATAACTGTGAACATCCTGAAATGATGTTTAGTTTGGTGCATTTCTTAGAAGATTTTGCTCCCCAAAAACAAATACAAGCTTTTATTGAGGTGATCCCTCAATTAATGATCACTGCACCAGAATGGACAAAAACAATTCACTATCGAATTATTAATGATGAATCTGCTTGTAAACTTTATCAAAATAGTCTAGAATTAGCTAATCAAAAAACACCTCATTTTTTGTATCAACTTTTACTAGAAAACGTTAAAAATCATCTCAGTTCACCCTCAGAGGTCATGTTAACCTAA
- a CDS encoding ribonuclease H family protein, which produces MTLQIKHIDLISGEYIANPFQNQRREQPYWVEKLENTLLESFCPDIPLSVGHLDEFYIQSNDPDKIALAENILKNHPEGHKLILANGDRFFYAPAEYEPIINEILGGLDVEKPDLKNRGAYSSLLTSDQKSNTSRTATILIVDDETGENGGFLDEQDAWRLTGDCHGKMSPLFATDVFGAMDRAIQFRIGLKEDKFIGKGTLTPRWLDEDEHEHFRTLKFTDPSNVPQIDLVLPLSSFKGTAKGNIKPGLITTEIVITEKDRSKGKRERGSLISASQPVQYYTEALKDTTPLLKERLDELLASLKDPRLLEELYTQAQIGDEGDSELDSEQFQDLIAELIKNDEHGQLRETEFFKKKLEQFQSKQWTESAIGKFVKFNRAVVIPSKDLGLGELYWNNYKPDESIIGFRSPMIGKNGLRISTNIPVEEGLAPDGTPLVGVLVINDISWSRLHQQLNNELKEALTTHPDSQIQLQHILEQLPTAQQLKDSSGRERVTLIDRINEKIQPFIDTGLELTPLPYETDNEADGMDFDGDTYGFELIHNYPHLAQAARLHALNPDIPIKKEDKLSFDPNWSFERVALFMANSPVGVINNQVTTVQSFKNELQSIKDYGKPQRQIEYAQKLAQSANKQISCESRKKNPRPIPEVYRQQIYEIAKIATEPITVESAAKIFDLTEQIYDELLIEAQYNNQIAVDMFKSARAPSLDRIRQDKGALSRKLETITDKKQQGLYVGDRTLKATGVTPVELMAHLTNASYQSQSLESRPLHQFRAFFPDDFSEQQLLEVTEKKNEFDQLWNLAQTLRREKDSEPGPVLNFTTEKGERVRLTNIVPFDTISHFAPLKEHLLNVSFKLNDDPYTQKTHQLLATTTINGETITLGTLKESDREKLRIKPNTTIKGTGKLGQALSEDEIKLLFNQAFDGARAWKESLPTEQVGQYLAATAEMACKEVKDVPNPPNTTQNFLFSTFAKEIAEQSKTFQLDEFLVEGLSQYNKVPPELLNSDVQLRVSPQTVTDKDKQRIRRGWEVYNPTDEQWYSFGLSSEKGAQLPLGTTVKGTLTGNNPTTATLDLTTPSIRNKLKPFLDGGGQIVFGQIDKYAAAGVVFNGENKTFTLRRFTPSVEYVVTLGDKTLGIVDPASWDKIGKTNSHNATITTYGSQKGRYAIATTDNGDKIKINKIAFRGHDDFKEQSFVNHQVKLSIKTSNSKEELGVETIIDGLPQIIGVIGNHRDQKPGRLALINSKLPLDGLTIEAAITSRLTLGLVQIKPLTIQYPKTGEWVKTAQSLPDEQKPSLNKNAAYFLNQLSTHPTLLSSNEEKWLFPNGKEVNLPTFKITVDIRKAGAVEKYLTDNKIPFAITSSSSEKKRSLISLAMVEGDLPPNIWNNLEEKFGKVLNGDEYQQKLTEILPFSNKVRRIFRKREELKPYLKINPLSAITTGQPGKIEQLSEDNKDMNQALNSNNEREAAEKELKDQSPNEPSADSNSPPTDDNINKEKPSLNLLAQVLISSDSKDPVLAALTNPTEAAHYKGNIKSHYPVSFRDNPQREAIGKNHHGLDNYKAEKYFSDKAAGVPFISAEDAYKHYAKSLNSQSEKEALLTEIIAAKLTQYPKLTVEIHKRGGVEYLERGVYQTIGNNKEWEGTGRENGFIRALIGGYEKAIALKETFFDERGQLKKPDNPGILVPLGKNDSVEKNRIKDREMAAIATQFIGFPVDKTMDTSTKDYQAAWNLFDRANTGKYTSDDLIMVSGNVPRNNKKEIITLEQIQSTFDDKYKPLLDKAIAAGSGFVVGDASGTDQLIQAYLTEKGYLLKPNERGYMEAVLPLQQKAAIDEPSPALVDYIELMPILGANEQEKYRASLMDSVKDYQGIVTQYYALHDYLQMKADKIFSIDPDLAPILEQQSILLQKFTSDESDIYPNFSKLFTEDGKDFDPLRDKIDSLSKQLNENIKEEIKSYSEEALTDLKAAAFNFFKVPPQLDKVNDIYEHILQQTAPEIQDYWKKKEVEPNIENNTVTVEATPTKKITLHTDGSSLGNLGPGGWAYVISDSEGQQLANNGAVPNTTNNRMELTAVIEGIKAVKENYKDISDIHIVSDSQYVLKSINGEWQKKKNQDLWEQFDKISQNINLTTEWVKGHDGHEFNELCDGLAHSAANDLQKTQRQTESNKDITVEAQRVTEPNKDTPDKLTEKVEVDVSSNGHKKPTYSDDEAVVISESPKITPSNVEKETPEITSTPEAVVQPLIPEVAPPTEVTAASPNKATEHQTLPTAEDLIDIHLDKQYMPENISIQQVRTSQVAPVLMALLKAKKMTDSPEYSYNPETNIAQFVGDKNTISFDGTYLKMTDNATGNERMVASRTQNDITGDMNWIAQPLPHKGEGLTETHVKRYNNPDTIALIKTVIFEAHQQQQREQLQVQNEPQEQLVYANSNGNGHVRRGEKVNTLFDLKTLIAFQQQ; this is translated from the coding sequence ATGACGCTACAGATCAAACACATCGACTTAATATCCGGCGAATACATTGCCAACCCATTCCAAAATCAACGCCGTGAACAACCTTATTGGGTAGAGAAGCTTGAAAATACTTTATTAGAATCATTCTGTCCCGATATCCCCTTAAGTGTCGGTCATTTAGACGAATTTTATATCCAATCTAATGATCCAGATAAGATAGCCCTTGCTGAAAATATTCTCAAGAATCATCCCGAAGGACACAAACTTATCTTAGCAAATGGAGATCGCTTCTTTTATGCGCCAGCCGAATATGAACCTATTATCAACGAGATTCTGGGAGGATTGGATGTAGAAAAACCCGACCTAAAGAATAGGGGTGCTTATTCATCACTGTTAACATCAGACCAAAAATCTAATACATCACGGACTGCTACCATTCTAATAGTTGACGATGAAACTGGTGAAAACGGAGGCTTTTTGGATGAGCAGGATGCTTGGAGATTGACGGGTGATTGTCATGGAAAAATGTCACCCCTCTTTGCCACTGATGTATTTGGAGCAATGGATAGAGCGATTCAATTTAGAATAGGGTTGAAAGAAGATAAATTTATTGGTAAAGGAACTTTAACCCCCAGATGGCTTGATGAAGATGAACATGAACATTTCCGAACTCTCAAATTTACTGACCCCAGTAACGTACCTCAAATAGACCTTGTGCTTCCCCTGTCTTCATTTAAAGGAACGGCCAAGGGAAATATCAAACCTGGTTTAATTACCACAGAAATTGTAATTACAGAGAAAGATCGTTCTAAAGGAAAGAGAGAAAGAGGCTCACTAATTTCAGCATCGCAACCCGTACAGTATTACACCGAAGCCCTCAAAGATACTACACCCTTGCTTAAAGAACGTTTAGATGAACTTCTTGCTTCTTTAAAAGATCCTCGTCTTCTTGAAGAATTATATACTCAAGCCCAAATAGGTGATGAAGGGGACTCCGAACTTGACTCCGAACAATTTCAGGATTTAATAGCCGAATTAATCAAAAACGATGAACATGGACAATTAAGGGAAACCGAGTTTTTTAAGAAGAAGTTGGAACAATTTCAATCCAAACAGTGGACTGAATCAGCAATAGGAAAATTTGTTAAGTTTAACCGGGCTGTTGTTATTCCTTCTAAAGACTTAGGACTGGGTGAACTTTATTGGAATAATTATAAGCCCGACGAATCAATCATAGGGTTTCGCTCTCCTATGATTGGTAAAAATGGATTGAGAATATCGACGAATATTCCCGTAGAGGAAGGATTAGCCCCCGATGGAACTCCTCTAGTTGGTGTTCTGGTAATCAACGATATCTCCTGGTCCAGGCTGCATCAACAACTAAACAATGAATTGAAAGAGGCGCTCACCACCCATCCCGACTCTCAAATCCAACTCCAGCATATTCTCGAACAGTTACCCACTGCCCAACAATTAAAGGATTCATCGGGAAGGGAAAGAGTTACATTAATTGATAGAATCAATGAAAAAATTCAACCTTTTATCGATACTGGTCTAGAATTAACCCCATTACCCTATGAAACCGACAATGAAGCAGACGGGATGGATTTTGACGGGGACACCTACGGCTTTGAACTGATACATAATTATCCCCATCTAGCTCAAGCAGCAAGACTTCACGCACTCAATCCAGATATCCCGATTAAAAAGGAAGATAAATTATCATTCGACCCCAATTGGTCATTTGAACGGGTAGCGTTATTTATGGCCAACTCACCAGTCGGGGTGATCAACAATCAGGTGACGACTGTTCAATCTTTCAAAAATGAACTCCAGAGTATAAAGGACTACGGCAAACCGCAAAGGCAGATAGAATATGCCCAAAAACTAGCTCAGAGCGCCAATAAACAAATCTCCTGCGAGAGTAGGAAAAAGAACCCGCGTCCCATTCCCGAAGTATATAGACAACAAATTTACGAAATTGCCAAAATCGCCACTGAACCGATCACGGTTGAGAGTGCCGCTAAAATATTTGACCTAACTGAGCAAATCTATGATGAATTGCTCATTGAAGCGCAATATAACAATCAGATAGCCGTCGATATGTTCAAGAGCGCTCGTGCCCCCTCTCTAGATAGAATACGACAGGATAAAGGTGCATTATCGAGAAAACTAGAAACGATAACCGACAAGAAACAGCAGGGGTTGTATGTGGGCGATCGCACCCTGAAGGCAACCGGTGTAACACCCGTAGAGTTGATGGCGCATTTAACAAATGCCTCCTACCAATCTCAATCCCTTGAAAGCCGTCCGTTACACCAATTTCGTGCTTTCTTTCCGGATGACTTCAGTGAGCAACAGCTATTGGAGGTAACGGAGAAGAAAAATGAATTCGACCAACTGTGGAACTTAGCACAAACGTTGAGGAGGGAGAAGGATTCAGAACCGGGTCCCGTATTAAACTTTACTACAGAAAAAGGTGAAAGGGTTAGACTAACCAATATCGTCCCTTTCGACACGATTTCCCATTTTGCCCCTTTAAAAGAGCATCTCTTAAATGTATCTTTCAAACTCAATGATGACCCTTATACCCAGAAAACTCATCAATTGCTGGCGACGACAACTATTAACGGAGAAACTATTACCCTAGGGACGCTTAAAGAGTCAGATAGGGAGAAATTACGAATTAAACCCAATACGACAATAAAAGGTACAGGTAAACTGGGACAAGCACTATCTGAAGATGAAATCAAACTCTTATTTAATCAAGCCTTTGATGGGGCTAGGGCATGGAAGGAGTCATTACCAACTGAGCAGGTAGGGCAATACTTGGCAGCTACGGCAGAGATGGCCTGTAAGGAAGTTAAGGATGTGCCTAACCCTCCCAATACGACTCAGAATTTCCTATTCTCCACCTTTGCAAAAGAGATAGCCGAACAAAGTAAAACCTTCCAATTGGATGAGTTCTTAGTGGAGGGTTTATCTCAATACAATAAAGTGCCCCCCGAATTGTTAAATAGCGATGTGCAATTGAGAGTATCTCCCCAGACTGTAACCGATAAAGATAAGCAACGGATACGCAGAGGATGGGAAGTCTATAACCCAACTGATGAGCAATGGTACTCATTCGGATTATCTTCGGAAAAGGGGGCACAGCTTCCCTTGGGGACAACTGTAAAGGGAACCCTTACGGGAAACAACCCGACGACGGCCACACTTGATCTTACCACCCCATCAATACGAAATAAACTCAAGCCCTTCCTAGATGGAGGAGGACAAATAGTCTTCGGACAGATTGACAAGTATGCCGCAGCCGGCGTTGTCTTTAACGGTGAGAATAAAACCTTTACCCTCAGACGTTTCACTCCTTCGGTCGAGTACGTCGTCACACTGGGCGATAAAACGCTCGGTATTGTTGACCCGGCATCATGGGATAAGATAGGCAAAACAAATTCACATAACGCCACCATTACGACTTATGGGAGTCAGAAGGGACGATACGCGATCGCCACGACTGACAACGGGGATAAAATCAAAATCAATAAAATAGCCTTCAGGGGACACGATGACTTTAAGGAGCAGTCATTCGTCAACCACCAGGTTAAATTAAGCATTAAGACATCTAATAGTAAAGAGGAATTAGGGGTTGAGACGATAATTGACGGTTTACCTCAAATTATCGGAGTAATAGGCAATCATCGGGATCAGAAACCCGGACGACTTGCACTCATCAATAGCAAACTGCCCCTGGATGGATTGACAATTGAAGCCGCCATCACATCTCGGTTGACCCTAGGATTGGTACAGATCAAGCCCTTGACTATACAATACCCGAAAACTGGAGAATGGGTTAAGACCGCACAATCATTGCCGGACGAGCAAAAACCCTCATTAAATAAAAATGCTGCCTATTTCCTCAACCAACTGTCCACACATCCCACATTATTATCATCAAATGAGGAGAAATGGCTATTTCCCAATGGAAAAGAGGTTAATTTACCAACGTTTAAGATAACCGTCGATATCCGTAAAGCGGGTGCTGTTGAGAAATATCTAACCGATAATAAAATTCCTTTTGCCATTACTTCATCATCATCTGAAAAAAAGCGATCGCTGATTTCCTTAGCTATGGTTGAAGGCGATTTACCCCCAAATATTTGGAATAATTTAGAGGAGAAATTTGGCAAGGTATTGAATGGAGATGAATATCAACAGAAATTAACTGAGATACTCCCCTTCAGTAACAAAGTTCGCCGAATATTTAGAAAGAGGGAAGAACTTAAGCCCTACCTGAAAATAAATCCGTTGTCGGCGATCACTACGGGTCAACCTGGGAAGATCGAGCAATTAAGTGAGGATAATAAAGATATGAATCAAGCTCTTAACTCTAATAATGAACGAGAAGCTGCTGAAAAAGAATTAAAAGATCAATCGCCGAATGAACCTTCGGCTGATTCTAATTCCCCACCCACCGATGATAATATAAATAAAGAAAAACCTTCTCTCAATTTACTCGCTCAAGTTCTCATCAGTTCTGACTCAAAAGACCCCGTTTTGGCGGCATTAACTAACCCGACTGAAGCCGCACATTATAAAGGCAACATTAAATCCCATTACCCCGTCAGTTTTAGGGATAATCCCCAAAGGGAAGCCATCGGTAAGAATCATCACGGGTTAGACAATTATAAAGCCGAAAAATACTTCAGTGACAAGGCAGCCGGCGTTCCCTTCATATCTGCTGAGGATGCTTATAAACACTATGCTAAATCCCTCAATAGCCAATCTGAGAAAGAGGCATTATTGACAGAGATAATAGCGGCTAAATTGACGCAGTATCCCAAACTTACGGTAGAAATTCATAAACGGGGTGGGGTGGAATATCTAGAACGAGGTGTCTATCAAACCATTGGGAATAATAAGGAATGGGAGGGTACAGGACGTGAAAATGGCTTTATACGCGCATTGATAGGAGGGTATGAAAAAGCGATCGCACTCAAGGAAACCTTTTTCGATGAACGAGGACAATTGAAGAAACCGGATAACCCAGGCATTTTAGTACCCCTCGGGAAAAATGATTCTGTTGAGAAGAACCGAATTAAAGATAGGGAGATGGCGGCAATAGCCACTCAGTTTATAGGCTTCCCCGTCGATAAGACGATGGATACATCCACAAAAGATTATCAGGCAGCCTGGAATCTATTTGACAGGGCGAATACGGGGAAATATACATCTGACGATCTCATCATGGTATCCGGCAACGTACCGAGGAATAATAAAAAGGAAATCATTACCCTCGAACAAATACAATCGACCTTTGACGACAAATATAAACCATTGTTAGATAAAGCAATCGCTGCGGGTTCGGGGTTCGTTGTTGGTGATGCGTCAGGTACGGATCAACTCATACAAGCTTATTTAACCGAGAAGGGCTACCTTCTCAAGCCGAATGAAAGAGGGTACATGGAAGCCGTCTTACCTTTACAACAGAAAGCGGCTATTGATGAACCCTCACCGGCGTTGGTGGATTATATAGAGTTAATGCCGATTTTAGGAGCTAACGAACAAGAGAAATACCGGGCATCTTTGATGGATAGTGTTAAAGATTATCAAGGTATCGTCACTCAATATTATGCCCTACACGATTATTTACAAATGAAGGCAGATAAAATATTTTCAATTGACCCAGATTTAGCCCCAATTCTTGAACAACAATCAATCTTACTGCAAAAATTCACATCGGACGAGTCGGACATTTATCCGAATTTTTCCAAGCTTTTTACCGAAGACGGTAAAGATTTTGACCCCCTTAGAGATAAGATAGATTCGTTATCTAAGCAATTAAATGAGAATATAAAAGAGGAAATTAAAAGCTATAGTGAAGAAGCCTTAACCGATTTGAAAGCTGCCGCTTTTAACTTCTTTAAAGTTCCTCCCCAGTTAGATAAGGTCAACGATATCTATGAACATATCTTACAACAAACTGCACCGGAAATACAGGATTATTGGAAGAAGAAAGAGGTTGAACCGAATATTGAGAATAATACGGTTACAGTTGAAGCCACTCCTACTAAAAAAATAACTCTTCATACGGATGGGTCAAGTTTGGGAAATCTCGGTCCCGGAGGATGGGCTTATGTTATCTCTGATAGTGAAGGTCAACAATTAGCTAATAATGGCGCAGTTCCCAATACGACCAATAACAGGATGGAGTTAACCGCAGTCATTGAAGGGATTAAAGCGGTTAAAGAGAACTATAAAGATATATCGGATATCCATATTGTCAGCGATTCCCAGTATGTTTTAAAGTCAATAAATGGAGAATGGCAGAAGAAGAAAAATCAAGATCTATGGGAGCAATTTGATAAAATTAGCCAAAACATTAATCTAACCACAGAATGGGTTAAGGGTCATGATGGTCATGAATTTAATGAATTATGCGACGGGTTAGCTCATAGTGCGGCTAATGATTTACAGAAAACCCAACGTCAAACAGAGTCAAATAAAGATATTACGGTTGAGGCACAGAGGGTTACTGAACCTAACAAGGACACACCAGATAAGTTAACCGAAAAAGTAGAGGTTGATGTCTCATCTAATGGTCACAAAAAGCCAACCTATAGTGATGATGAAGCTGTAGTCATTTCAGAATCCCCCAAAATTACACCATCTAATGTGGAGAAGGAGACTCCAGAAATTACATCTACCCCTGAAGCTGTTGTACAACCATTAATACCAGAAGTAGCACCGCCAACTGAGGTAACAGCCGCATCACCCAATAAGGCAACAGAACATCAAACCTTACCTACGGCGGAAGATTTGATAGATATTCATCTAGACAAACAATATATGCCCGAAAACATTTCTATTCAACAAGTGAGAACCTCTCAGGTTGCCCCCGTATTGATGGCTTTATTAAAAGCCAAGAAAATGACCGATTCCCCCGAATACTCCTACAACCCGGAAACCAACATTGCTCAATTCGTGGGGGACAAGAATACCATTTCCTTTGACGGGACTTATTTGAAGATGACAGATAACGCAACCGGTAATGAAAGGATGGTTGCCTCAAGAACACAAAACGATATTACGGGAGATATGAACTGGATAGCGCAACCCTTACCCCATAAGGGTGAAGGGTTAACTGAAACTCATGTGAAACGCTACAACAACCCAGATACTATTGCCCTCATTAAAACTGTTATCTTTGAAGCCCATCAACAGCAGCAGCGAGAGCAACTTCAAGTTCAGAATGAACCACAAGAACAATTAGTATATGCCAATAGTAACGGAAATGGTCATGTCCGTAGGGGGGAGAAGGTAAATACTTTATTTGACTTAAAAACGTTAATCGCTTTCCAACAACAATAA
- the ssb gene encoding single-stranded DNA-binding protein encodes MTTSINFISLVGRASKDPEIKYFHSGACVTKLDIAVKRGKDDEPDWFSLEFWDKTAEVAANYVRKGGLIGVQGEVIINFWNDEQGNYRYKPVVRVNNLELLASAKQDTPVAPPNNANSNIPIPTPVKTKAKINPNNN; translated from the coding sequence ATGACTACTTCTATCAATTTTATCTCTCTAGTAGGTCGTGCCAGCAAAGACCCCGAAATTAAATATTTTCACTCGGGGGCTTGCGTTACCAAACTAGATATTGCCGTAAAACGAGGCAAGGATGATGAACCCGATTGGTTCTCCCTTGAATTTTGGGATAAAACTGCCGAAGTAGCCGCTAACTATGTCCGTAAAGGCGGACTCATCGGAGTACAGGGTGAAGTGATCATTAATTTTTGGAATGATGAGCAAGGAAATTACAGGTATAAACCAGTTGTTCGTGTCAATAATTTAGAATTATTAGCATCGGCTAAACAAGATACCCCCGTTGCTCCTCCAAATAATGCTAATAGTAATATTCCGATTCCAACTCCTGTAAAAACCAAAGCAAAAATCAATCCAAATAATAATTGA
- a CDS encoding type II toxin-antitoxin system HicA family toxin: MPKKIRELKAMVAKVGYILQPGRGKGSHTFWKHPLLPEEPLTIPGQDGDDAPLYLEKNIQKVLKKLELIKKLKQEDSEDGET; encoded by the coding sequence GTGCCAAAGAAAATAAGAGAGTTAAAAGCAATGGTGGCAAAAGTTGGCTATATCCTTCAACCAGGACGAGGTAAAGGAAGTCATACATTTTGGAAACATCCTTTGCTACCTGAAGAACCCTTAACAATCCCTGGACAAGACGGGGATGATGCTCCGCTATACTTAGAAAAGAATATTCAAAAAGTGTTGAAAAAGCTAGAATTGATTAAGAAACTAAAGCAGGAAGACTCGGAGGACGGTGAAACATGA
- a CDS encoding type II toxin-antitoxin system HicB family antitoxin, with product MSYHYSMVIQWSQEDQLFLVHLPEFPWQEFHTHGRTYEEAAKNGQEVIEAFVEMLTAENKPLPEPRMLPTKPLKVA from the coding sequence ATGAGTTATCACTATAGTATGGTAATTCAATGGTCACAAGAGGATCAACTTTTCTTAGTTCATTTGCCTGAGTTTCCTTGGCAAGAGTTTCATACTCATGGTAGAACTTACGAGGAAGCCGCCAAAAATGGTCAGGAAGTTATTGAGGCTTTTGTTGAAATGCTGACAGCCGAGAATAAACCTTTGCCAGAACCGAGAATGTTGCCTACAAAGCCGTTGAAAGTTGCTTAG
- a CDS encoding ribbon-helix-helix domain-containing protein produces MTNVTSKRLNLSLPEHLYDDLRIWADHQGRSMANLANFLLERSISTAKVDGEFPTNAGEAQAVEFLKAITKGERPKNSKLVKLAHCLDLETDQLVQLCDRLFMKK; encoded by the coding sequence ATGACTAACGTGACGAGTAAGCGATTAAACTTGAGTTTGCCAGAACATCTGTATGATGACCTTAGAATATGGGCAGACCATCAAGGTCGTAGTATGGCTAATTTGGCCAACTTCCTTTTAGAGAGATCAATCTCTACAGCTAAAGTCGATGGGGAATTTCCGACCAATGCAGGTGAAGCACAAGCGGTTGAATTTCTCAAAGCGATCACCAAAGGGGAACGGCCTAAAAATAGTAAATTGGTAAAGCTGGCTCATTGCCTTGATCTTGAGACAGATCAGTTAGTTCAATTATGCGATCGCTTATTTATGAAAAAATAA
- a CDS encoding Rpn family recombination-promoting nuclease/putative transposase, with product MKTDSIFYQIFLNFPKSFFDLIGEGETEVDNYQFTSQEIKQLSFRLDGLFMPTIEETAKPLYLVEVQFQPDPDLYYRLFSEFFLFLKQYKPPYSWQIVVIYPTRSVEREQSIHFRDFLSLSSIRRIYLDKLEEAANSSLGINVIKLVVESEQQAVAKAQALIELSKNQLSDETIQKSLIDLIESIIVYKFPLKTREEIEAMFNLSDLKQTRVYQEALTEGRQQEGFNLVLRQLNRRVGQISPIEIEQIQALSIEQLENLGEALLDFSSVEDLRRWLEEN from the coding sequence GTGAAAACCGATAGTATTTTTTATCAAATATTCTTAAATTTTCCCAAAAGCTTCTTCGATTTAATTGGAGAAGGAGAAACCGAGGTTGATAATTATCAATTTACTTCACAAGAAATCAAGCAATTATCTTTCCGCCTGGATGGGTTATTTATGCCGACAATAGAAGAAACGGCAAAACCTTTGTATCTAGTCGAGGTTCAATTTCAGCCCGATCCGGATTTATATTATCGTTTATTTTCGGAATTTTTTCTGTTTCTCAAACAATATAAACCTCCCTATTCTTGGCAGATTGTGGTAATTTATCCGACCCGTTCGGTCGAACGAGAACAATCTATCCATTTCAGGGATTTTCTTAGCCTCTCCAGCATCAGGAGAATTTATTTAGATAAATTAGAAGAAGCCGCTAATAGTTCTCTGGGTATTAACGTAATCAAATTAGTAGTAGAATCGGAACAGCAAGCCGTCGCCAAAGCTCAAGCCTTAATCGAACTTTCCAAAAATCAATTAAGCGATGAAACAATCCAGAAAAGCTTAATTGATTTAATTGAAAGTATTATTGTCTATAAATTTCCATTAAAAACTAGGGAGGAAATAGAAGCGATGTTTAACCTCAGTGACTTAAAACAAACTCGTGTTTATCAAGAAGCTCTAACTGAAGGACGGCAACAAGAGGGCTTCAATTTAGTTTTACGGCAACTCAACCGCCGCGTTGGTCAAATATCGCCAATAGAAATTGAACAAATTCAGGCGCTATCAATTGAACAATTAGAAAACTTGGGAGAAGCTTTATTGGATTTTAGTAGTGTAGAAGATTTAAGGCGTTGGCTGGAGGAAAATTAA